Genomic window (Chryseobacterium bernardetii):
AGTCCTACCTGTCCATAAACACCAATTCCTGTTCCTGCCGTACTGGTTGCTATAAATCCTCTTACACCGTATCCGCCCCCATCGTTTCGTCCTACTACAGCTCCGGCAATATCGCTGGTTGTTCTCCCAACCACTGCTTCACCGCCTCCGTTATTATCTCCCACAACGCCCGCAGACGTTTGGGCACTTGTCATTCCGTGAATGGCAAAGCCACTTGCTGTGGAACTTCTTACTCCAGCACCATTTCCCGTTGTTGTAACATTTACGGCGGTTCCGTTTCCTACAGTGGAAACACTAAGGGCATTATTGTTATTGGCATTATTGAATATTGAAATGCTCGCAGGAATTCCATTGTTGCTGGTTGCTGTAAGTCCTGTTCCTGTATTACTGTTGGCATAAACCCCGGTTCCGTTAGCGCTGGCGTTTCCATATACCCCCAAACCATTAGGGGTTACTCCGTATACGCCCCATCCGCTTCCGGCCTGGCTACCGTAAATACCTACACCAAGTCCTCCTGTCCCGTTGTTGATCCCTCGTACGGCAGAAGAAAACCCTCCTGGAGAAGTACTGGTAACAATTCCTCTCACCGCAGCAATATTGGGTGTTGTTGTATTGTTATTTCCTTCTAAAGAGGTTCCGTCTCCATCATTTGTTAATGAAAATAGAGTAGAAGCATTATTTACAGTATTAGCATATGGAATGGTAAAGCTGCCTCCAACGCCTCCTGCAGATTTTGCATAAAAGGCATAGGGAACACTTAATAATTGGCTGGTTCCTGCTATGGTATAGTTTGTTCCACCTGAAGGATCAGTTTCTGTTTTTAAATAATAGTTTCCCAAAGTCCAGTCAATAGAAGAAAATACTCCTGATAATACCGTTCCTGTTCCTATTTCCAGACTAATAAGGCCGTTGGCGTTTGTATTTCCGGTAAGGCGCTCAGAGTAGACAAGTGTTCCTGCCGGGGATCCCTGTAATAAGCTTATCTTAATCGCGATCCCCTGATTGATGAGCAACTGTCCGGATCCGTTTCTTACAATTGCCTGATAACTCATTTTTTCAGGAGCCTGTGAAAGCCCCATAAAGAGGCCGGACAGAATCCAGAACATTAATAATATTTTTTTCATGGTGATTATTTTTTGATGATTTTAAAAGTTTTCAGATTTTCCCCGTGCTGATTAATTTTGATAATATACATAGCGGAAGGAATATCAGAGAAATTAAGCTCAGATTTTGGCTGTAAGATGAAATCTTTTCGGATTAATTTGCCCTGGGCATCAAACAGCTGGTATTCTGCTCCTTTGAAATTGTTTGTCGTAAAATCCAGATATAGATAATCCTTGAAAGGGTTAGGGTAAAGTAAAATATCTTTCAGATCCGATGTTACTTTTTCACGGGTGCTAAGTGTAGTGATTTCATAAGGCTGTTGAACACCTTCCAGAACCTGGTTTCCTGCTCCTTTATAAAAGTAAGCGGTCTGTCCGATACTATAAGAAACAGAGCCGTTACCCCCTGAAGCATACATTCCGGTTGCCAGAATTACAGATTGGGCTTTCAGGTATGAGGAGGAAAAGGCAAACAAGATGAGAGAATAAATAAAAGTTTTTTTCATGGATAGGGTTTTTAAAGTGATGAATTCAAGTTTGTCCCATTAGAAAATTGGGAAGACTAAATTACGACCTCTCATCACTTTGTGTCCGAAAAATAGACTAACGGCAGAAATAATCGACCAACGGCGTTTTGTGAATTATTATTAAAATTGAACGGCTTTTTAAGGCTCAAAAAAAGACAGGTTATTTTTATAAGTTCTGCCAATAGGAAGTTTGATATGATGGATCAGCTCTATTTCATGACAGCTTTTTCCACGGATGAGATGCTTCGGTACGGCATAGCTTCTATGTATTCTGACAAAAGAATCAAAAAAGTTTTTGTGCAGAAGGTTGCCCAGGTAATCAAGAATACAGTGTTTCCTTTCTAGGGTAACGATTCGGGTGTAATCTTTGAGGGCTTCCAGATAAAGAATGTCTGCTTTTCTGATCTGCGAAACATTACCGCTTTCTTTGATATTAATACATTCCTGTCCCAATATGGCATCATAACATTCACATTTTTCCTTTATTCTGAAAAACTCAAGCAATCTCTGCATAGAATAATGAAAACGTTCTGAAGTGAGAGGTTTTGTAATAAAATCCAGTGTATTGACTTCAAAAACACAGGCTGCCAACTCCGGATGGGAACTCACAAAAATGCAGGCAGGGATTTTATGGGCTAACTTGCGGAATTCCAGTCCACTCATGCCTTTTAAATTGGTCTCGGTGATAAGAAGATCAATGGGAAGTTCGAGATAAGGAATTGCTTTTTCAGCCGAATCAAAAGAAGCGACAATTTCTATATTCTCATACTGTTTAATATAATGCTGAAGAACCAGCCTGTCCAGTTCATCATCATCAATAATCATACATTTAATATGGGGAATCATGATCTTCTGGATATAATTTTTAAGTTAAATGTTTAAAAATCAGAAAATTATTATATAAAGTTATTGATTTTTTGTAAAACAAAACGATGCTCAACTTAAATTTATATTAAAAAATGTTATTAACTACAAATTGATTTTGTTTTTTTTCCGAAAAATATTATCTTGTAAAAATCATAAATACAGATAGAACTTAATGTTAGAAAAGAAAGAACATAATTATGAAAAGGTGGTTTTGGTAGGATTAATTACCAAAGACCAGGATGAGGAGAAGTTAACAGAATATATGGACGAACTGGAGTTTCTTGCTTATACGGCAGGAGCAACAGTTGACAGAAGATTTACCCAAAAAATGTCCCAGCCGGATTCCAAAACATTTGTAGGAAGCGGAAAAGCATTGGAGATTAAAGAATATGTAAAGGAGAATGAAATAGGAACCGTAATTTTTGATGATGAACTGTCTCCTTCCCAGCTGAAAAACCTGGAAAGAGAAATGGAAGTTAAGATTCTGGACCGTACCAATCTGATCCTTGATATTTTTGCCCAGAGAGCACAGACTTCTTATGCAAGAACTCAGGTGGAATTAGCACAATACCAATATCTTTTACCCCGTTTGACAAGAATGTGGACCCACTTGGAACGTCAGAAAGGAGGTATCGGAATGAGAGGTCCCGGGGAAACAGAGATTGAAACTGACCGTCGTATCATTCGTGACAGGATTACTTTACTGAAAGACAAACTAAAGACCATAGATAAGCAAATGGCGACTCAGCGTAATAACCGCGGAAAAGTTGTTCGTGCAGCGCTAGTAGGATACACGAACGTGGGGAAATCCACTTTGATGAATGCCCTTTCCAAATCTGAAGTTTTTGCTGAAAATAAACTGTTTGCAACCCTTGATACCACGGTAAGAAAAGTAGTGATCGGAAACCTTCCGTTCCTGCTTACTGATACCGTAGGATTTATCAGGAAATTACCAACTCAGCTGGTAGAATCTTTTAAATCTACATTAGATGAGGTGAGAGAAGCAGATCTCCTGATTCACGTAGTTGATATTTCACATGAAAGCTTTGAAGATCATATTGCTTCTGTTAATGAAATTCTACAGGAAATTGACGCACACAGAAAGCCGATGATTATGATCTTTAATAAGATTGATGATTTCAGCTATGAGAAGAAGGATGAAGATGATTTAACTCCTTCAACACGCAAAAATATATCTCTGGATGAATGGAAAAAAACCTGGATGGCCAAATCAAAGTATCCAACTGTTTTCATTTCTGCTTTAACGAAGGAAAACTTCCCGGAAATGAAAAAGATGATCTATGATGAGGTAATGAAGATCCATATTTCCAGATTCCCATACAATGATTTCCTTTTCGAATACTTTGATGACGAAGAGGAAGAAAACAACAATTAATGAAATATCATTTTTTCCTTTTATTCATTATGTTTTCGGTTTTTGGGTTCAGCCAGAAGTCGAAAATAGATTTTAAAGCCATTGAAAAGAGCTTCAAAAGTTCTGATTCTCCTTACAATTACGATAAACTTCTTTTCAAATACAAAGGATACCCGAAATCTCTGGACAGCATAGAAGCACAGTATCTTTACTATGGGAGGAACTTCAGGGAAGATAGAATAACCACATTAGATGAAGGTTTCAAGAGTCTGGCGGAAGCTTTTAAGGAAAACAGGTTCGAAGACTGTGTTAAGCTGGGAAAGGTTCTGTACGATAAAGATCCTACAAACCTTGATATCCTGCTTATCCTGCTCAGAGCCTATGACTCTTTAAAAGATGGAAATAATTTTATGCATCATCTGAGCCAGTTTCGTGCACTGGCCGATGGAATAAAAAGCTCCGGAGACGGAAAATCTGAAAAAACGGCTTATCTCGTCAATTCGGTGGGAGATGAGTACATTCTGCTGAATATTCTGAATATAGGAAATAATTATACCAGAGGCTCAAAGCCTTCGAAGGACGGCATGGTTGATACCTGGGAAAAAGGAGATCAGAAAATATACATCAAGGTCCTTTACTTAGACTTATAAATTAATTCAAAAAAAGAACACTTAGTGGAATTATATTATTCATTTTCAGCATTAATCGTATTAGCATCCATATTTGCCTATCTTAATTACAGATTTCTAAAACTTCCAAGTACGATTGGGATCATGGTGATTGCCATTGTGGTTTCCATTTTTCTGGTAATGTTTGGAGAAACGGTACTTCCGAGAACTTTTGGACATCTTCATAACCTGATGAACAGTATCGATTTTACAGAGGTGCTGATGGGAGCAATGCTTAATTTCCTTCTTTTTGCGGGAGGAATTCATATTAATATTAATGATCTTAAAGAACAGTTCCGGCCTGTGCTCATATTTTCCACAGCAGGAGTTGTAATTTCCACTTTCGTAGTAGGCTTTGGAATGTTTTATTTGCTTCCATATGTAGGAGTTAAACTTCCGTTTATTTACTGTCTTGTTTTTGGAGCATTGATTTCTCCTACCGATCCGGTGGCGGTTCTGAGTGTCCTGAAGCAGGCGAACGTTTCTAAGTCATTAGAGACAAAAGTAGCAGGAGAATCTCTTTTTAACGATGGTATGGCGGTTGTGGTGTTTACAGTAGTATTACAGCTTGCCGTTGGAAAGGAAGTGGATCTTGGAGTAGAAAATATTGGATTGCTGCTGCTTCATGAAGCCGGTGGAGGGCTTTTGCTGGGCGTTTTACTAGGTTGGGTGACTTCCAGGTTAATGCGTGAAGTAGATGATTATATTATTTCCGTACTGGTAACGCTTTCTGTGGTGATGGGCGGCTACCTGATTGCAAGGCAAATGCATATTTCAGGACCATTAACGATGGTTGCTGCAGGATTATTCATGGGAAATTTTAACCGAAACTTCAAAATGAAATCTGTAACCCAGGACTATCTTATTAAATTCTGGGAGCTGATTGACGAGATCCTGAACGCCGTTTTATTCTTATTCATCGGGTTTGAGCTTTTAATGATTAAAGACCTGAAGCATTTCATGATTCCTGGATTAGTAGCCATTTTAGTAGTTTTATTGGCAAGATTTATCTCTATCTGGGGCCCCACAAAGTTTACTTCTCTCAGACGAAGTTTCAGCCCGCAAACCGTTAAAGTATTGGTTTGGGGAGGAATCCGCGGTGGTGTTTCCATTGCATTGGCGATGTCTATTCCTAAAAGTGAGTATAGTGAAACAATCTTAAGTATTACGTATTGTGTAGTAGTATTTTCTATTATTGTTCAGGGACTTACCATAGCGAAAGTTGCCAATCCTAAACAAATTGTAAAGGAAGAAGAAGAAACTAATGTTGTAGAGCATAAAGCTTAAGTTTAAAGCCAAATGATCCATGGGTAGAGGTATTGTTAAAGAAATACAGGAAGCTCTTGCGGTGTTATCCATTCCTGAAAAAGCAGAATTTTTTCCAAGGTTTTTCAAAACAGGAAAAGGTGAATACGGCGAAGGAGATCTGTTCCTAGGCGTTACGGTTCCGGATCAGAGGTCTGTTGCTAAAGAATATTACTCAAAAATCAATCTAAAAGAATTAAGTGAATTACTTTCTTCGAAATACCATGAACATAGGCTTACCGCTCTTTTTATGCTGATTTCGAAGTTTGAAAAAACAAAAGATATAATGGTAAAGGATGAGATCATAGAATTTTATCTTAACCACCTGCAATATGTTAACAACTGGGACCTGGTAGATTCCAGTTGTTATAAAATCCTTGGCAGATATGCTTATGAAAACAGGAAAGAAAACCTGTTAAGAGATCTTTCTGAAGCGGAAGAAATGTGGCATAAAAGAATTGCTGTGGTGGGAACTATGCACTACATCAAAAAAGGCTCCTTCGATCTTACCAAAGAATTTGTAACCAGAAATTTGAAGCATCCCCACGATTTAATGCACAAAGCGAATGGCTGGCTGCTGCGTGAAATGGGAAATAAAAATGAGCAGGAACTCATCGGGTACCTGAATCAGTATTATAAAGAAATGCCTAGAACCTGCCTGCGTTATGCTATTGAAAAACTGGACGAGGATCTCCGGCAGGATTATCTGAGAGGTCATATTTAAAAAAGAATAAAAATCAGAGTTACGATTCAAAAAAGTACCGGAAAACGGCTATTTATGCTCAAAAAGTCAAATATTGTAAGTATTTAAGGCTGGAATTGAGTAATTTTGTGGTTTTAAATCCAATCATGAAAAAAATTCTCAGATCATTTCTTCTGCTTTTCCCTTTGCTATTTCTTACAAGTTGTTTTGATATTCTTGATAAAGTGAATATAAAGGCTGACGGTACCGGTGAATATACTATTATTCTTAATGCCAGTAAAAGCAAAACAAGGCTGGCATCAATCTCCAAGATGGAAACTATTAACGGAAAAAAAGTCCCTAAGAAGGCCGAAATTGAAAGCAAGATCAACGAAGCCGCAAAAATTTTTAAAGGCACTCCCGGAATCAGCAACGTGAAAACATCTGTTGATCTTGACAATTATATCATCAGGCTGAGCTGTAATTTCAAAAAAATTGAAAACATCAATGCAGGTCTGGAAAAACTGAAAGCTCAGAAAATATTAGGGAAAATGGTTCCAACACAGGTTTACAGCCATAATCTTGAGAAAAAAATGTTGACAAGGAATAAGGTCAGAACCTTCAAAGAAGATTATGATAAGATGAGCAAGGCAGATAAGGAAATTTTTAATGATGCACGATATACTTCCATTATGCAGTTCGAAAATGCTGTAAAATCACAAACCAATAATACTTATGTGCTTTCTCCCAACAAAAAAGCGCTTAAGATGGAGGCTGATATCCTGGATCTTATCCTTCAGAAAAAACAAATACAAAACACGATTCTTTTTCAATAATTTCTAAACTATAG
Coding sequences:
- a CDS encoding T9SS type A sorting domain-containing protein, whose amino-acid sequence is MKKTFIYSLILFAFSSSYLKAQSVILATGMYASGGNGSVSYSIGQTAYFYKGAGNQVLEGVQQPYEITTLSTREKVTSDLKDILLYPNPFKDYLYLDFTTNNFKGAEYQLFDAQGKLIRKDFILQPKSELNFSDIPSAMYIIKINQHGENLKTFKIIKK
- a CDS encoding LytR/AlgR family response regulator transcription factor, giving the protein MIPHIKCMIIDDDELDRLVLQHYIKQYENIEIVASFDSAEKAIPYLELPIDLLITETNLKGMSGLEFRKLAHKIPACIFVSSHPELAACVFEVNTLDFITKPLTSERFHYSMQRLLEFFRIKEKCECYDAILGQECINIKESGNVSQIRKADILYLEALKDYTRIVTLERKHCILDYLGNLLHKNFFDSFVRIHRSYAVPKHLIRGKSCHEIELIHHIKLPIGRTYKNNLSFFEP
- the hflX gene encoding GTPase HflX, giving the protein MLEKKEHNYEKVVLVGLITKDQDEEKLTEYMDELEFLAYTAGATVDRRFTQKMSQPDSKTFVGSGKALEIKEYVKENEIGTVIFDDELSPSQLKNLEREMEVKILDRTNLILDIFAQRAQTSYARTQVELAQYQYLLPRLTRMWTHLERQKGGIGMRGPGETEIETDRRIIRDRITLLKDKLKTIDKQMATQRNNRGKVVRAALVGYTNVGKSTLMNALSKSEVFAENKLFATLDTTVRKVVIGNLPFLLTDTVGFIRKLPTQLVESFKSTLDEVREADLLIHVVDISHESFEDHIASVNEILQEIDAHRKPMIMIFNKIDDFSYEKKDEDDLTPSTRKNISLDEWKKTWMAKSKYPTVFISALTKENFPEMKKMIYDEVMKIHISRFPYNDFLFEYFDDEEEENNN
- a CDS encoding DUF4919 domain-containing protein — protein: MKYHFFLLFIMFSVFGFSQKSKIDFKAIEKSFKSSDSPYNYDKLLFKYKGYPKSLDSIEAQYLYYGRNFREDRITTLDEGFKSLAEAFKENRFEDCVKLGKVLYDKDPTNLDILLILLRAYDSLKDGNNFMHHLSQFRALADGIKSSGDGKSEKTAYLVNSVGDEYILLNILNIGNNYTRGSKPSKDGMVDTWEKGDQKIYIKVLYLDL
- a CDS encoding cation:proton antiporter, yielding MELYYSFSALIVLASIFAYLNYRFLKLPSTIGIMVIAIVVSIFLVMFGETVLPRTFGHLHNLMNSIDFTEVLMGAMLNFLLFAGGIHININDLKEQFRPVLIFSTAGVVISTFVVGFGMFYLLPYVGVKLPFIYCLVFGALISPTDPVAVLSVLKQANVSKSLETKVAGESLFNDGMAVVVFTVVLQLAVGKEVDLGVENIGLLLLHEAGGGLLLGVLLGWVTSRLMREVDDYIISVLVTLSVVMGGYLIARQMHISGPLTMVAAGLFMGNFNRNFKMKSVTQDYLIKFWELIDEILNAVLFLFIGFELLMIKDLKHFMIPGLVAILVVLLARFISIWGPTKFTSLRRSFSPQTVKVLVWGGIRGGVSIALAMSIPKSEYSETILSITYCVVVFSIIVQGLTIAKVANPKQIVKEEEETNVVEHKA
- a CDS encoding DNA alkylation repair protein, whose protein sequence is MGRGIVKEIQEALAVLSIPEKAEFFPRFFKTGKGEYGEGDLFLGVTVPDQRSVAKEYYSKINLKELSELLSSKYHEHRLTALFMLISKFEKTKDIMVKDEIIEFYLNHLQYVNNWDLVDSSCYKILGRYAYENRKENLLRDLSEAEEMWHKRIAVVGTMHYIKKGSFDLTKEFVTRNLKHPHDLMHKANGWLLREMGNKNEQELIGYLNQYYKEMPRTCLRYAIEKLDEDLRQDYLRGHI